From one Formosa sediminum genomic stretch:
- a CDS encoding ABC transporter permease subunit — MIKLELKNIVRNPLVLILVFFLFVFILFASYNGENRVNKQLEGIALVKEKEQTFYTNHKNTLKSIENGAQKAPARFFEDPSNPVGMGNYYGGVYLTSEPAALAAISNGQSDIFPYYTKINISSTNAGKDNDNFENPMNIATGGFDLAFVFVFILPLLIIAFSYNILSSEKEQGTLRLLLSMPINIKLWLLKKIVFRYVFIVLIISVLLSLSLSVVSVNIFNATYFTLLFSIALYTLFWFALAFVINLLNKSSSQNIILLLGTWLLFVLIIPSFVNIMASSIHPAPSRVEFVTAKRDIEKNFEKKEEVILQKYYEENPSELEKNNKTNDRFRAYWNKNFILLDEKRKFMDAFESKYENQSTKQRALAKNLSWFSPAILLQNTMNKIAKTDTQHYLNFQYEAKIFQKEWTNYFYNKYKNHQKLTVEDFNNFPKPKRN; from the coding sequence ATGATTAAACTGGAACTAAAAAATATAGTTAGAAACCCTTTAGTATTAATTTTAGTATTTTTTCTTTTTGTATTTATTTTATTTGCCTCTTATAACGGTGAAAATAGAGTTAATAAACAATTAGAAGGTATTGCGTTAGTAAAAGAAAAAGAACAAACATTTTATACTAATCATAAAAACACCTTAAAATCTATAGAAAATGGAGCACAAAAAGCCCCTGCTAGATTTTTTGAAGACCCATCTAATCCTGTTGGTATGGGCAATTATTATGGCGGCGTTTATTTAACTTCAGAGCCAGCAGCACTGGCGGCAATTAGTAATGGGCAAAGCGATATTTTTCCATACTATACTAAAATTAATATTTCGTCTACTAATGCCGGGAAGGATAATGATAATTTTGAAAATCCGATGAATATAGCTACAGGCGGATTTGATTTAGCCTTTGTATTTGTGTTTATTTTACCATTACTAATTATTGCATTTAGCTATAACATTCTGTCTTCAGAAAAAGAACAAGGTACATTAAGATTGTTATTATCTATGCCTATTAACATTAAGTTATGGTTGTTAAAAAAAATAGTATTTCGTTATGTATTTATCGTGTTAATAATAAGTGTACTACTCTCGTTATCGTTAAGTGTTGTAAGTGTTAATATTTTTAATGCAACGTACTTTACTTTATTATTTAGTATAGCTTTATATACACTGTTCTGGTTTGCTTTGGCATTTGTAATAAATTTACTTAACAAATCGTCTTCTCAAAACATTATTTTACTATTAGGTACATGGCTACTTTTTGTTTTAATTATACCAAGCTTTGTAAATATTATGGCAAGTAGTATACATCCTGCGCCTTCTAGAGTAGAATTTGTAACTGCCAAACGGGATATTGAAAAAAACTTTGAAAAGAAAGAAGAGGTTATTTTACAAAAGTATTATGAAGAAAATCCTTCAGAACTAGAAAAAAACAACAAAACAAACGACAGATTTAGAGCGTATTGGAATAAAAATTTTATTCTTTTAGATGAAAAAAGAAAATTTATGGATGCATTTGAAAGTAAGTATGAAAATCAATCTACTAAACAACGTGCGTTAGCCAAAAATTTAAGTTGGTTTTCTCCTGCTATTTTATTGCAGAATACCATGAATAAAATAGCTAAAACAGATACGCAACACTATTTAAATTTTCAATATGAGGCCAAAATTTTTCAGAAAGAATGGACCAATTATTTTTATAATAAGTACAAAAATCATCAAAAATTAACCGTAGAAGATTTTAATAATTTCCCAAAACCAAAACGTAATTAA